In a single window of the Hoyosella subflava DQS3-9A1 genome:
- a CDS encoding TetR/AcrR family transcriptional regulator, which yields MSERSRGRLGKAERAPLSRERIVTAAIALADEKGETGVTMRAVAARLSVEAMSLYNHVTGRENLLDGMVDAVFSEIELPAAGSDWKTAMRERAHSSRAALLRHPWAVGLMDSRSQPGPETLRHHDAVLGALLGGGFAIEMAGRAISVIDSYIYGFALQELSLPFTSAAELDEVAGDILRDLPDDTYPHLTAIIADRASGQGYDTDDEFEFGLSLILDALPPTPPESSGAGQHNPGKLGR from the coding sequence TTGAGCGAGCGCAGCAGGGGTCGATTAGGGAAAGCGGAGCGAGCGCCGCTCAGCCGGGAGCGAATCGTCACCGCGGCAATTGCGCTGGCCGATGAAAAGGGCGAAACAGGGGTCACCATGCGAGCCGTCGCTGCGCGGCTCAGTGTCGAAGCGATGTCGCTGTACAACCACGTCACAGGCCGGGAGAACCTTCTCGACGGAATGGTCGACGCGGTATTCAGCGAGATCGAACTGCCAGCGGCGGGGAGCGACTGGAAAACCGCCATGCGCGAGCGGGCCCATTCGTCGCGCGCGGCGCTCCTCCGTCACCCCTGGGCCGTTGGCCTGATGGACTCGCGCAGCCAGCCCGGACCGGAGACGTTGCGGCACCACGACGCCGTCCTCGGCGCACTGCTCGGGGGCGGTTTCGCCATCGAAATGGCCGGGCGTGCCATCTCAGTGATCGACAGTTACATCTACGGGTTCGCCCTCCAGGAACTCAGCCTGCCGTTCACGAGCGCCGCCGAACTCGACGAGGTCGCCGGAGACATTCTGCGCGACCTGCCGGACGACACGTACCCGCATCTCACGGCGATCATCGCCGACCGGGCTTCAGGGCAGGGGTACGACACCGACGACGAGTTCGAATTCGGCCTGTCCCTCATCCTCGATGCCCTGCCCCCTACTCCCCCGGAATCCAGCGGCGCAGGTCAACACAACCCCGGAAAACTGGGCCGTTAA
- a CDS encoding class I SAM-dependent methyltransferase, with translation MAFEELKRKQSVMWGTGPYERLPEHYAPLLEHLATAAAPRPGEHVLDVATGTGALATRLARTGAKVTGIDLAPALIETAKRLAKEDGLSIDFEVGDAENLPYADGTFDLVVSNVGAIFAPDHKAVAKELARVTRPGGRLGLGNWSPESGVVDMFKVMAKYMPPPPAGAGSAFTWGDREYVEEMLGDAFDLTFETGDAPQKGSSGEEVWELFATVYGPTRTLAANLEPERRAQLRQDFADFFEGYRTAEGIHQPRPYLIVLGTRR, from the coding sequence ATGGCATTTGAGGAACTGAAGAGGAAACAGAGCGTCATGTGGGGTACCGGCCCGTACGAGCGCCTTCCCGAGCATTACGCACCGCTGCTCGAACACCTCGCGACCGCCGCGGCGCCCCGCCCGGGCGAACATGTTCTGGATGTTGCGACGGGAACCGGTGCTCTCGCGACGCGGCTTGCACGGACAGGCGCGAAAGTCACCGGCATCGACCTTGCGCCGGCACTGATCGAGACGGCGAAACGTCTCGCCAAGGAAGACGGCCTGTCTATCGACTTCGAGGTCGGTGATGCGGAGAACCTTCCCTACGCCGACGGCACGTTCGACCTGGTGGTGTCGAATGTGGGAGCGATATTCGCGCCCGACCACAAGGCCGTCGCGAAGGAACTCGCACGGGTGACGCGCCCTGGCGGACGCCTGGGTCTCGGCAATTGGAGTCCGGAAAGCGGCGTCGTCGACATGTTCAAGGTGATGGCGAAGTACATGCCGCCTCCACCGGCCGGGGCCGGGTCCGCCTTCACCTGGGGCGATCGCGAGTACGTCGAGGAAATGCTGGGCGACGCGTTCGACCTGACTTTCGAAACGGGTGATGCGCCGCAGAAGGGTTCCTCAGGTGAGGAGGTCTGGGAGTTGTTCGCCACGGTGTACGGGCCGACGCGGACGCTCGCGGCGAACCTGGAGCCCGAACGCCGCGCGCAATTGCGCCAGGATTTTGCGGACTTCTTCGAGGGGTATCGCACCGCTGAGGGGATTCATCAGCCGCGGCCGTACCTCATCGTGCTCGGGACGAGGCGCTGA
- a CDS encoding alpha/beta fold hydrolase, protein MFDVESSDGTRLAVWHEGSGPPLVMVHGSLCDHTRFDPLVAVLKDHLTVYAMDRRGFGASGDSPQYSIEREFEDVAAVVDAVSARHGEPVTLWGHSYGANCAMGGGTLTRNVTGLILYEPSFGLVYPRGSVAAVETALASGDREAAIRLVAVGILEMTDAEVRAMRESPLWPKRLAAAPTVPRECRAEEDWVYRSRQFAELTARTLILTGTETPETVRITTARAAAALPNAHVRTLEGHGHFAFQTDPDLVASIIMDFADETPSS, encoded by the coding sequence ATGTTCGACGTTGAATCCTCGGACGGCACCCGTCTCGCTGTCTGGCATGAAGGGAGTGGACCGCCGCTCGTCATGGTGCACGGGTCACTGTGCGACCACACGCGATTCGATCCACTGGTGGCTGTGCTGAAAGACCACCTCACGGTGTACGCGATGGACCGCCGGGGTTTCGGCGCGAGTGGTGACAGCCCGCAATATTCGATTGAACGGGAGTTCGAGGACGTCGCTGCCGTGGTCGACGCGGTTTCGGCCCGGCACGGGGAGCCCGTCACGCTGTGGGGGCATAGCTACGGGGCGAACTGCGCGATGGGCGGCGGCACCCTCACCAGAAATGTCACCGGCCTGATCTTGTACGAACCCAGTTTCGGGCTCGTGTACCCGCGCGGTTCCGTCGCAGCGGTCGAGACGGCGCTCGCCTCAGGTGACAGGGAGGCCGCAATCCGCTTGGTGGCTGTCGGGATTCTGGAGATGACCGACGCTGAGGTACGTGCGATGAGGGAGAGTCCATTGTGGCCAAAGCGACTCGCGGCCGCACCGACGGTCCCCCGGGAATGCCGTGCCGAGGAAGACTGGGTGTATCGGAGCCGCCAGTTCGCCGAACTCACCGCCAGAACTCTCATCCTCACCGGCACTGAAACTCCTGAGACGGTCCGGATAACAACGGCACGCGCGGCCGCTGCGCTCCCGAATGCGCATGTCCGCACGCTCGAAGGACACGGACATTTCGCTTTCCAGACGGATCCAGATCTGGTCGCGTCGATCATCATGGACTTCGCCGACGAAACGCCGAGCAGCTAG
- a CDS encoding SDR family oxidoreductase: MASLESKTIIMSGGSRGIGLAIALRAAKDGANVAIVAKTDQPHPKLPGTIHTAAEEIEAAGGKALPILGDVRSDESVAEAVQKTVDAFGGIDIVVNNASAIDLSNTSDLAMKKYDLMQDINCRGSFLLSKTCLPHLRESAKAGRNPHILTLSPPLNLNPKWAGAHLGYTIAKYGMSLTTLGLAEELKDDGIAVNSLWPRTTIATAAVKNILGGTEMVDNSRTPEIVSDSAHLVLTSTGASGNFYIDDEVLADHGITDLDKYRVTPGDGPLMQDIFLD; this comes from the coding sequence GTGGCATCTCTCGAATCGAAGACGATCATCATGTCTGGTGGCTCGCGCGGGATCGGGCTAGCGATCGCGCTGCGCGCGGCGAAAGACGGCGCGAACGTCGCTATCGTCGCGAAGACCGATCAGCCGCACCCGAAGCTTCCGGGCACCATTCATACTGCTGCCGAGGAGATCGAAGCGGCAGGGGGCAAGGCACTGCCGATTCTCGGTGACGTGCGCTCAGATGAATCCGTCGCCGAAGCTGTCCAGAAAACCGTCGATGCGTTCGGTGGAATCGACATCGTCGTGAATAACGCCAGTGCGATCGACCTTTCCAACACGTCGGACCTCGCGATGAAGAAGTACGACCTGATGCAGGACATCAACTGCCGCGGGTCGTTCCTGCTGTCGAAAACGTGCTTGCCGCACCTCAGGGAGTCAGCGAAAGCGGGACGTAATCCGCACATTCTGACGCTGTCACCGCCGCTGAACCTCAACCCGAAGTGGGCCGGTGCGCACCTCGGCTACACGATCGCGAAGTATGGGATGTCGCTGACGACGCTTGGCCTCGCTGAGGAACTGAAGGACGATGGCATCGCCGTCAACTCGCTGTGGCCGCGCACCACCATTGCGACCGCCGCGGTGAAGAACATCCTCGGCGGTACCGAAATGGTCGACAATTCGCGCACACCCGAGATCGTGTCCGATTCGGCGCATCTCGTTCTCACCTCGACGGGTGCGTCCGGCAACTTCTACATCGACGACGAGGTCCTCGCTGACCACGGCATCACCGACCTCGACAAGTACCGCGTCACCCCAGGCGATGGCCCGCTGATGCAGGACATCTTCCTCGACTGA
- a CDS encoding fatty acid desaturase produces the protein MSDAVNTSEPKRTPILSEPESRAVRRGVPDPGIALPYVSIPTLALWVASLALWVFATWLVLGAGVTAWITVPLHAVVTFTMFTVLHETTHHAAGRETWVNEVLGRLSVPFVAAYGAFPLIRFIHIEHHRNTNEEITSDPDAWTSHGPAAQLPFRWATIDIWYMAFYLRKSFDWKALGRWARSGFRERDGQIVHRPRREVVESVAVLTGTLAVFAGLVAAGLGWYLLVIYLIPQRIGLTVLAWWFDWLPHHGLAATAAENRFHATRVRVGWEWLLTPLMLYQNYHLVHHLHPAIPFYRYVSAWRNNEQAYLEQDVPIASAWGRELTTSEYRAWRRLSDSLQSGRSGAGSQDFHQLTVSEVRKLTPDAVSIAFDVPDELRDTFRFTPGQHLTLELTVDGTRHRRTYSMCTSATSDLVRIAVKQIPDGVVSNYLNNELKPGTVLDVMPPSGRFTLDHKPGTRSHYVGIAAGSGITPIISMLATALTVDEDARFTLLYGNRTSESTMFADELSMLARQFEGRLRIVHYRTGDANETAGSAYERIERGRIEAEALQEIAHDDVTAWYLCGPQELIDAVRSELNDVGVPDDRVHLELFYAEATTGHGVASSITAHIGGKAYSNVSSGEETVLESLLQVGANAPYACMGGACGTCRAKLLTGHVEMDTSYALSNEEKEEGYVLTCQARPTTHQVDVDYDA, from the coding sequence GTGAGTGACGCTGTGAACACTTCAGAGCCGAAGCGCACACCGATACTCAGCGAACCGGAATCGCGCGCTGTCCGGCGCGGCGTGCCGGACCCTGGTATCGCCCTGCCGTACGTCTCGATCCCCACTCTCGCGTTGTGGGTCGCCTCGCTCGCACTGTGGGTGTTCGCGACCTGGCTCGTGCTCGGTGCTGGCGTAACGGCGTGGATCACGGTGCCATTGCATGCCGTGGTCACATTCACGATGTTCACGGTGCTGCACGAGACCACACACCATGCTGCGGGTCGCGAAACCTGGGTGAATGAGGTGCTTGGTCGTCTTTCAGTGCCATTTGTCGCGGCGTACGGGGCGTTCCCGCTGATCCGCTTCATCCACATCGAACATCACCGCAACACCAACGAGGAGATCACCAGCGATCCCGATGCCTGGACAAGCCACGGGCCCGCGGCGCAACTTCCGTTCCGGTGGGCGACTATCGACATCTGGTACATGGCGTTCTACCTGCGCAAATCGTTTGACTGGAAAGCCCTCGGCCGGTGGGCCCGCAGCGGGTTCCGTGAACGGGATGGGCAGATCGTGCACCGGCCGCGCCGGGAAGTCGTCGAGTCCGTCGCCGTCCTCACCGGAACACTCGCGGTGTTCGCGGGGCTCGTCGCGGCAGGCCTGGGCTGGTATTTGCTGGTCATCTATCTGATCCCGCAGCGCATCGGCCTGACGGTGCTCGCCTGGTGGTTTGACTGGCTTCCGCACCATGGCCTGGCCGCAACAGCAGCAGAGAACCGGTTTCACGCCACCCGCGTCCGTGTGGGCTGGGAGTGGCTACTCACCCCTCTCATGCTGTACCAGAACTACCATCTGGTGCATCACCTCCACCCAGCTATTCCCTTCTACCGGTACGTTTCCGCGTGGAGGAACAACGAACAGGCCTACCTCGAGCAAGACGTTCCGATCGCCAGCGCGTGGGGCCGGGAGCTCACCACCTCCGAGTACCGGGCGTGGCGCCGGCTTTCCGACTCGTTGCAGTCAGGCCGCAGCGGGGCAGGCAGCCAGGACTTCCATCAGCTCACTGTCAGCGAGGTACGGAAGCTGACACCGGATGCCGTCTCCATCGCGTTCGACGTCCCGGATGAACTGCGCGACACGTTCCGCTTCACCCCCGGTCAGCATCTGACGCTCGAGCTGACTGTGGACGGCACGCGTCATCGCCGCACCTATTCGATGTGCACGTCAGCGACGTCGGACCTCGTCCGGATTGCGGTGAAGCAGATCCCTGACGGTGTCGTCTCCAACTATCTGAACAACGAGCTGAAGCCGGGCACCGTCCTTGATGTCATGCCCCCATCGGGGCGTTTCACCCTCGACCACAAGCCCGGCACCCGGTCGCATTATGTGGGCATCGCCGCGGGTAGTGGAATCACACCCATCATTTCGATGCTCGCCACCGCGCTCACCGTCGACGAAGACGCGCGCTTCACCCTTCTCTACGGAAACCGGACCAGCGAGAGCACCATGTTCGCCGACGAACTCTCCATGCTCGCCCGCCAGTTCGAAGGACGTCTCCGGATCGTCCACTACCGCACCGGCGATGCCAACGAAACAGCAGGCAGCGCCTACGAGCGCATTGAGCGCGGCCGCATCGAAGCAGAGGCGCTGCAGGAGATTGCGCACGATGACGTCACCGCCTGGTACCTATGCGGGCCGCAGGAACTCATCGACGCGGTGCGCTCGGAGCTGAATGACGTTGGTGTGCCGGATGATCGAGTGCACCTCGAGCTGTTTTACGCAGAGGCGACGACCGGGCATGGCGTTGCGTCCTCCATCACCGCGCACATCGGGGGTAAGGCTTACTCGAACGTCAGCTCGGGGGAGGAAACCGTCCTCGAATCTCTGCTTCAGGTCGGCGCGAACGCCCCTTACGCGTGCATGGGCGGAGCCTGCGGGACGTGCCGGGCGAAACTCCTCACCGGACATGTTGAGATGGACACCAGCTATGCGCTCTCGAACGAGGAAAAGGAGGAGGGGTACGTTCTAACGTGTCAGGCACGCCCAACAACACATCAGGTGGACGTCGACTACGACGCTTGA
- a CDS encoding MarR family winged helix-turn-helix transcriptional regulator, producing MAHALVPAEIADHTTCLLLRLGQVTYKLTEDVLAPFGLRTRHYTVLKALAASGPDGQHALGTKLRIDPATMVSVVDDLESLSCAERNRDPRDRRRVLVSITDKGRDLIGRADSALTELNDTLLVELTGGQRGDLHEILNKLCSGETMPAAFDQLRG from the coding sequence GTGGCACACGCACTCGTTCCGGCCGAAATCGCCGACCACACGACATGCCTGCTGCTCCGGCTCGGACAGGTCACATACAAGCTGACAGAGGACGTACTTGCCCCTTTCGGCCTCCGCACCCGCCACTACACCGTTCTCAAAGCGCTCGCCGCTTCTGGGCCCGACGGTCAGCACGCACTCGGCACCAAGCTGCGCATCGATCCGGCCACCATGGTCTCGGTGGTCGATGACCTCGAATCGCTTTCCTGCGCGGAACGCAACCGCGACCCCCGTGACCGTCGTCGCGTGCTCGTCTCGATCACTGACAAAGGGCGTGACCTCATCGGAAGGGCCGATTCCGCCCTCACGGAACTCAACGACACACTGCTCGTTGAACTCACCGGCGGGCAGCGCGGCGATCTCCACGAGATATTGAACAAGCTATGCAGCGGAGAAACGATGCCTGCCGCATTCGATCAGCTTCGCGGGTAA
- a CDS encoding enoyl-CoA hydratase/isomerase family protein has product MTITVDAGVAHVLVAIPEKGQSLDIPGLDEAAALIRSDSSIRAVLLTGGDGPNFCNGGDVKAFGAAANPGQYVRSIAEPFHRCVQALIETDVPVVAAVRGFAAGGGMSLSCAADIVVGGPSTTFLPAYPGIGYSTDGGLTWSLPRIVGRRRAAEILFTNRRIGSAEAFELGLITHMADSDEAVVAQAQALAASIARASRSALGSIKRLLTESGARSLADQLAAETDAIERAADSADGREGVAAFLEKRKPAFGI; this is encoded by the coding sequence GTGACGATCACGGTCGATGCGGGTGTCGCACATGTTCTCGTAGCTATCCCGGAGAAGGGGCAGAGCCTCGACATCCCTGGCCTTGATGAGGCCGCAGCTCTTATCCGCTCTGATTCCTCCATCCGGGCGGTTCTCCTCACCGGGGGTGACGGCCCGAACTTCTGCAACGGGGGAGACGTCAAAGCCTTCGGCGCTGCAGCGAACCCGGGGCAGTATGTGCGAAGCATCGCGGAGCCGTTTCACCGGTGCGTGCAAGCCCTCATCGAGACGGACGTCCCGGTGGTCGCGGCCGTGCGCGGGTTCGCGGCAGGCGGCGGCATGAGTTTGTCGTGTGCGGCGGACATTGTGGTCGGCGGGCCTTCGACGACTTTCCTGCCGGCCTACCCGGGTATCGGTTATTCGACAGATGGCGGGCTGACGTGGAGCCTGCCGCGAATCGTGGGGCGACGCAGGGCCGCGGAGATCTTGTTCACGAACCGGCGGATCGGGAGTGCTGAGGCGTTTGAACTGGGCCTGATCACTCACATGGCCGACTCCGATGAGGCGGTTGTCGCGCAAGCGCAGGCCTTGGCGGCGAGCATCGCACGAGCGTCACGGAGCGCGCTAGGGTCGATCAAGCGGCTCCTCACCGAGTCTGGTGCGCGCTCGTTGGCCGACCAGCTGGCCGCCGAGACTGACGCAATCGAACGTGCCGCGGACTCGGCGGACGGCCGTGAGGGTGTCGCCGCGTTCCTGGAGAAGCGCAAACCTGCGTTCGGGATCTGA
- a CDS encoding NAD(P)-binding domain-containing protein: MKTDPDVAVIGAGQAGLSGAYYLHKAGLAPGTDFVVLDGGPNPGGAWQFRWPSLTLMTVNGISDLPGMRFSETLDEGTAEVRASEAVPRYYAEYERRFGLAVERPVRVRVVCDRTDDGRLNVETSAGTLSVRGLINATGTWERPFIPFYPGADTFTGWQLHTRDYQTAAEFAGKHTIVVGGGISAVQLIDEVSRVTTTTWVTRSEPVFRDEPFTAEIGRRAVALVEDRVRRGLPPGSVVSVTGIPVTPEVRDAQRRGVLDRRPMFERIESDGVRYADGTFERADIIFWCTGFRSSLDHLAPLSLRGPGGGITMTGQLATRVAQDPRIHLIGYGPSASTIGANRAGRAAVRELLEAIRR; this comes from the coding sequence ATGAAAACTGACCCAGACGTAGCGGTCATCGGAGCGGGCCAGGCAGGCCTTTCCGGGGCCTATTATCTTCACAAGGCGGGCCTCGCCCCAGGCACGGACTTCGTCGTTCTCGACGGAGGCCCCAACCCTGGTGGTGCGTGGCAGTTCCGCTGGCCATCTTTGACACTGATGACGGTGAACGGGATCAGCGATCTTCCGGGCATGCGGTTCTCCGAAACGCTCGACGAAGGGACCGCGGAGGTGCGCGCCTCCGAGGCGGTTCCGCGCTATTACGCTGAATACGAGCGCCGCTTCGGACTCGCCGTGGAGCGTCCGGTACGAGTTCGGGTCGTGTGTGACCGCACTGATGACGGTCGGCTCAATGTGGAAACATCCGCGGGTACGCTCTCGGTTCGGGGACTGATCAACGCGACTGGAACGTGGGAGCGTCCCTTCATCCCGTTCTATCCCGGCGCGGACACATTCACGGGATGGCAGCTGCACACCAGGGATTATCAGACCGCAGCCGAGTTCGCGGGCAAGCACACGATCGTCGTGGGCGGCGGCATCTCGGCGGTTCAGCTGATCGACGAGGTCTCGCGCGTCACCACCACCACGTGGGTCACGCGGTCCGAGCCGGTATTCCGGGACGAGCCGTTCACCGCGGAGATCGGCCGCAGAGCTGTCGCGCTGGTGGAGGACCGCGTGCGCAGGGGTCTCCCACCGGGATCAGTGGTTTCGGTGACGGGCATTCCGGTCACGCCCGAAGTGCGCGACGCGCAACGGCGTGGAGTGCTGGACCGTCGTCCAATGTTCGAACGCATCGAATCGGATGGCGTGCGCTACGCCGACGGCACGTTCGAGCGTGCCGATATCATCTTCTGGTGCACCGGATTTCGTTCGTCACTTGACCATCTTGCGCCGCTCTCGCTGCGGGGCCCTGGTGGGGGAATAACGATGACTGGCCAGCTCGCCACGCGGGTCGCTCAGGATCCGCGCATCCACTTGATCGGATATGGACCCTCAGCATCCACTATCGGTGCGAACAGGGCAGGGCGCGCGGCCGTGCGAGAATTACTCGAAGCAATCAGGAGGTAA
- a CDS encoding DUF4190 domain-containing protein, whose protein sequence is MSTPQDPWNPWNNDESSRRDDPPPYGQQYPPGHGWDPSMPPPPLPPSYGSPPGYQQPGLPQQPPPPRTNGLAVGSLVVSLVSTFACCGAIGFVGALMGHVARGQIRATGEQGDGLALAGIIIGWITTLLLVAGVLVWIGLIGVAAAGY, encoded by the coding sequence GTGAGCACGCCACAGGATCCCTGGAATCCTTGGAACAACGACGAGTCGTCCCGCCGGGACGACCCGCCGCCCTACGGGCAGCAGTATCCACCCGGACACGGCTGGGATCCGAGCATGCCGCCGCCCCCACTGCCGCCCAGTTACGGCAGCCCGCCGGGCTACCAGCAGCCAGGGTTGCCCCAGCAACCGCCGCCCCCGAGGACGAATGGGCTGGCAGTCGGGTCTCTCGTGGTGTCGCTGGTGTCGACTTTCGCGTGCTGCGGCGCCATCGGATTCGTGGGCGCCCTCATGGGGCATGTCGCGCGCGGCCAGATCCGGGCGACCGGTGAACAGGGTGACGGTCTCGCGCTGGCCGGGATCATCATCGGCTGGATCACGACACTGCTACTCGTGGCCGGTGTGCTGGTGTGGATCGGCTTAATTGGTGTCGCTGCGGCGGGTTACTGA
- a CDS encoding response regulator, whose translation MIRVLLVDDDALVRSGLALMLGADPSIEIAGQSPDGAHAVQAVAECRPDVVLMDIRMPVMDGLTAIEQLRKNGPDPAIIVLTTFDTDAHVLRALRLGADGFLLKDTPPRDILDAIRRAAQGEPVLSPAVTRRLVDHVTRSEEIPEYERRSQTARQALDTLTEREREVALAVAAGMSNSEAGNALHLSIPTVKTYMSRVLAKLHCENRVQVAILVHDAGLAP comes from the coding sequence ATGATCCGGGTCTTACTCGTCGACGATGACGCTCTCGTGCGATCAGGCCTCGCTCTGATGCTCGGTGCCGATCCGTCTATCGAGATCGCCGGTCAATCCCCAGACGGTGCGCATGCGGTGCAGGCTGTCGCTGAGTGCCGCCCCGACGTGGTGCTGATGGATATTCGTATGCCAGTCATGGATGGGCTCACCGCTATCGAACAGCTCCGGAAGAATGGTCCTGACCCGGCGATCATTGTGCTCACGACGTTCGATACGGACGCTCATGTGCTGCGTGCGCTGCGGCTGGGAGCGGACGGCTTTCTCCTCAAGGACACACCGCCGCGCGACATCCTCGATGCGATACGGCGCGCGGCGCAGGGCGAGCCGGTGCTGTCACCAGCGGTGACGCGACGGCTGGTCGACCACGTCACTCGTTCGGAGGAAATCCCCGAGTACGAGCGGCGCAGCCAGACCGCACGGCAGGCCCTCGACACTCTCACTGAAAGGGAGCGGGAAGTTGCGCTCGCGGTCGCTGCGGGCATGTCGAACTCCGAGGCCGGAAACGCGCTCCACTTGAGCATCCCCACCGTTAAAACGTATATGTCGCGGGTGCTGGCGAAGCTCCACTGTGAGAACCGCGTGCAGGTCGCGATCCTCGTTCATGACGCCGGGCTCGCGCCGTAA
- a CDS encoding sensor histidine kinase, whose protein sequence is MTESRRSARDITADVIVVGVSLFIVLLAALDAHASGLAIDARFIFAVVISVLGCLALLWRRTWPVHIAVGLIPVALVTDFAGMATVFAVFAVAARRSIRATAWVTAVHVAVVVTYYLRADIVQEEQIAYIVFSVIVILLVAGWGRWVHNRRRHLAELREQARHTTELAASEAERVRSLERERIAREMHDSLAHRISMVGLHAGALEVRPDASPEEVTKAAAIIRTSARQALDDLREILGVLRDNGEDTQRPQPEIAELTRLVDDSRSAGHQVLYSERIGNSDAVPESLGRTVYRVVQEGLTNARKHAPRETVTVTLERDGDDVHVHIHNPLPAGPAAGAAPGTRQGLIGMEERVGLAGGTVRSGIRRGASGDPEFHLEVWIPWRQ, encoded by the coding sequence ATGACGGAGAGCCGCCGATCCGCTCGGGACATCACCGCTGACGTCATCGTTGTCGGTGTTTCACTGTTCATTGTGCTGCTCGCCGCGCTGGACGCACATGCGTCCGGACTGGCGATCGATGCACGGTTCATTTTCGCAGTGGTGATATCGGTGCTCGGCTGTCTTGCGCTGTTATGGCGCAGGACGTGGCCGGTGCACATTGCGGTGGGTCTCATTCCGGTCGCGCTGGTCACGGACTTCGCGGGAATGGCTACGGTCTTCGCGGTCTTCGCGGTGGCAGCACGGCGTTCGATTCGCGCTACAGCATGGGTCACCGCAGTGCATGTAGCCGTCGTGGTGACCTACTACCTGCGTGCGGACATCGTGCAGGAAGAGCAGATCGCCTACATCGTTTTCAGTGTCATCGTCATCCTCCTCGTCGCCGGGTGGGGCCGGTGGGTGCACAACCGGCGGCGGCATCTCGCTGAGCTTCGCGAACAGGCCCGGCACACCACCGAGCTTGCTGCGAGTGAAGCGGAACGTGTCCGCAGTCTGGAACGCGAACGGATCGCGCGGGAAATGCATGATTCTCTCGCACACCGGATTTCAATGGTCGGACTGCATGCCGGTGCACTGGAGGTTCGTCCGGACGCGTCCCCCGAGGAGGTGACCAAAGCGGCAGCGATTATCAGAACAAGCGCGCGGCAGGCGCTTGATGATCTGCGTGAGATCCTGGGGGTTCTCCGGGACAACGGGGAGGACACACAGCGCCCACAGCCAGAAATTGCTGAGCTGACGCGGCTCGTCGACGATTCACGATCCGCCGGTCACCAGGTCCTCTATTCCGAGCGGATCGGCAACTCTGACGCGGTTCCAGAATCGCTGGGCCGGACGGTGTACCGCGTCGTACAAGAGGGGCTGACGAATGCTCGCAAACATGCGCCTCGCGAAACGGTCACTGTCACGCTCGAACGGGACGGGGATGACGTCCATGTCCACATTCACAATCCGCTCCCAGCCGGACCAGCCGCCGGTGCGGCGCCCGGAACCCGGCAAGGGCTGATCGGGATGGAAGAACGCGTCGGACTTGCGGGAGGCACCGTGCGCAGCGGGATCCGGCGCGGCGCCAGCGGAGATCCCGAGTTCCATCTGGAAGTGTGGATCCCGTGGCGGCAATGA
- a CDS encoding YqeB family protein codes for MNMKASAHGPETELGLSFPIRLLLFIGSPLAGAAVGYSLPRVAEWALNLPWIPMRGPLELVSSFDQRWSILAFLVAGFLLGVVFAVIAVVGCLTITVNNHDVTLAKDGDSRTISRSDISAAFVDGRNLVLLDRESRQVCRDPHESTVAELADAFRKHGYPWCDQDPHADLYRRWIPAAPELPAGVNALLKAREEALRKKVAEDVTELRGEVERLGYTVREEGTKQYWRPLVGS; via the coding sequence ATGAACATGAAGGCGTCCGCGCACGGACCGGAAACAGAACTCGGGTTGTCCTTCCCGATCCGGCTGCTGCTGTTCATCGGATCCCCGCTGGCCGGTGCGGCGGTCGGCTACAGTTTGCCGCGCGTCGCGGAGTGGGCGCTGAACCTGCCCTGGATTCCGATGCGTGGTCCGCTCGAACTCGTGTCCTCCTTCGATCAACGCTGGTCGATCCTGGCCTTTCTGGTTGCCGGCTTTCTGCTCGGTGTCGTGTTCGCCGTGATCGCAGTGGTCGGCTGTCTGACCATCACGGTGAACAACCACGACGTGACTCTGGCGAAAGATGGCGATTCTCGCACGATCAGCAGAAGTGACATCAGCGCCGCCTTTGTGGACGGCAGAAACCTCGTGCTGCTGGACCGCGAGTCACGGCAGGTGTGTCGCGATCCTCACGAGTCGACGGTGGCCGAACTCGCGGATGCGTTCCGCAAGCACGGATACCCTTGGTGCGACCAGGACCCGCACGCAGACCTGTACCGCCGGTGGATCCCCGCTGCACCTGAGTTACCTGCCGGGGTGAACGCGCTGCTGAAAGCGCGTGAGGAAGCGCTGCGCAAGAAGGTCGCAGAGGATGTCACCGAGTTGCGTGGCGAAGTCGAAAGACTCGGCTATACCGTTCGGGAAGAGGGCACCAAGCAGTACTGGCGCCCGCTGGTCGGCTCATGA